TGCTTGGACCAATcccaaataaaataatgtgtaaGTCAATTTGAGAGATTTCTTACCTTAAATCCACAGATTGTAGGTCACCTAAATATTCTCCCACAATAACTGGCATCAAACCAAAATTTTAGAAAAGGGTAAAAATATATTGAGAATACATTGAGTTGCACCCTCAAACATAGAATGAATGCTGGACCATTTGATGATGACCGTATGATACAAAATGATTTGTTGACACAGGTTAAGAACATGAAATAACAGGAATATTCACATCCTGACTTTTCTTTGTCACTAAGGTTCTTATACCGTTTACAACATTATAacgctctgtctatactatgaaactttttgtgacaaaacaatgtgatgtgcaattttatggacatgatgatgtcatatcacttccatatttgggaacatcactaccatagttgggcacatcactaccatatttggacacatcacacatttttgtcaaactaatttgatagtgtagacatagcttacaACTGCCATTTGAGCAGGCAAATACTGTTTTATTACTATTTGtgttatttattcttaattattttatagtaatgttattTATCATCATGTGTCCGGAAACTGTAAAAGGGGATTTTGTGCTAAAACAATTTATGTCATTGTGAGAaagcttgtttaactaaagaaaGTGTATACCTTGTTTTAAACTTTCATTGTGATAATTTTTAGGCAACAAAGAAGATGATAATTGAGGCAACACTGAATACACCATTACGGCAACACTGAAGACACTATTGAAGATGCCTTTGAAGAACCACTGAGACACCATTGCGGCAATACTGACGACACTATTGATGATGCCACTGAGGAACCATTGAGGCACCACTGAGACACCATTGAGGCACCACTGAGAAACTATTGAAGATGCCATTGAGGAACCTTTGAGGCACCACTGAGACACCATTGAAGATGACATTGAGGAACCTTGAGGCACAACTGAGACACCATTGAGCACCACTGAGCCACCATTAAGACACCATTGAGGCACCACTAACACACAATTGGGACATCACTGAGCCGCCATTGAAACACCACTGATACACCATTGAGGCACCACTGACACACACTTGAGACATCACTGAGTCACCATTGAAACACAACTGAGCCACCATTAAGGCACCACTGATACACCGTGCACCAACCAAGTGAAGGCAAGTTACGAGTGGATAGAGATATAATagagtaatattaaaattattgtcataatgataaacaaaatatgataatgTAGAGGAAGTTGATGATAAAGATGACATTGACgttgaataaatgtttactttAGGACAGTATatgaattatgattttttttttattaaatgggAAGAATATTTCTGCCTCGTTAAATAGAACATGTACCCGTTCCAGtccataaatattcattattttgtataatgtcTACTGAATGTAAACTGTAAATGTTAATTCATTCCTTAATTTTACAGCTTGTTCAAGATCTCTTATTCATCTGTGGATAGGTGGAGAAGACTGGCAGTGCGATTTGGTATTCAATGGGATGTTATCAGTAATACCACAGGTAAAAACAGACATGATGAATATGACATGTTGGAAGAGGTAGACAATGATCAAAGCATTAACACAATAGCGACGTGTTGATTTAGCTGATAGCTGGCAGCATGCAGCAGAATATCAACTACCTACAATGGTCAAGGCATTAACACAACAGGGATGTGTTCATTTAGCTGATAGCTGGCAGCATAAAGCAGAACATTAACTACCTACAATGGTCAAGGCATTAACACAACAGGGACGTGTTGATATAGCTGATAGCTGGCAACATGCAGCAGCACATCAACTATCTACAATGGTCAAGGCATTAACACAACAGGGATGTGTTGATATAGCTGATAGCTGGCAATATGCAGCAGCACATCAACTACCTACAATGGTCAAGGCATTAACACAACAGGGACGTGTTGATATAGCTGATAGCTGGCAACATGCAGCAGAACATCAACTACATACAATGGTCAAGGCATTAACACAACAGGGACGTGTTGATATAGCTGATAGCTGGCAAGATGCAGCAGCACATCAACTACCTACAATGGTCAAGGCATTAACACAACAAGGACGTGTTGATATAGCTGATAGCTGGCAAGATGCAGCAGCACATCAACTACCTACAATGGTCAAGGCATTAACACAACAGGGATGTGTTGAGATAGCTGATAGCTGACAAGATGCAGCAGCACATCAACTACCTACAATGGTCAAGGCATTAACACAACAGGGATGTGTTGATATAGCTGATAGCTGGCAAGATGCAGCAGCACATCAACTACCTACAATGGTCAAGGCATTTAAACACAACAGGGACGTGTTGATATAGCTGATAGCTGGCAACATGCAGCAGAACATCAACTACATACAATGGTCAAGGCATTAACACAACAGGGACGTGTTGGTATAGCTGATAGCTGGCAAGATGCAGCAGCACATCAACTACCTACAATGGTCAAGGCATTAACACAACAGGGACGTGTTGATATAGCTGATGATAGCTGGCAAGATGCAACAGCACATCAACTTCCTACAATGGTCAAGGCATTAACACACAGGGATGTGTTGAGATAGCTGATAGCTGGCAAAATGCAGCAGTACATCAACTACCTACAATGGTCAAGGCATTTAAACACAACAGGGACGTGTTGATATTGCTGATAGCTGGCAACAAGCAGCAGAACATCAACTACATACAATGGTCAAGGCATTAACACAACAGGGACGTGTTGATATAGCTGATAGCTGGCAAGATGCAGCAGCTCATCAACTACCTACAATGGTCAAGGCATTAACACAACAGGGACGTGTTGATATAGCTGATAGCTGTCAAGATACAGCAGCACATCAACTACCTACAATGGTCAAGGCATTAAAACACAACAGGGACGTGTTGATATAGCTGATAGCTGGCAACATGCAGCAGCACATACAATGGTCAAGGCATTTAAACACAACAGGCTTTAAAATAACAGGGACATGTTGATTTTATAGCTGATAAatcattgtttattttgatttcttgaCACATGAAACTGACTGCCAATGCTGTATAGTGTGCATAACCatcaatattatgattatcaatattattattatgattaaaagGGGCGcttgatatataatataatacagtaacaatGGAGATTATAAAACCACActtctaaaataatttttaatcaaaAGATAATTTTAACTATTAACTGGTGCGTGTGAGTTGTGTACTCTCTCTATACCAAAAACAAGATCAGCAATGCATCTTGGGGTTTATAGTGGGccgccaaaatttaaaaaattattagaatcgcaTTTTAAACTGTTTAAGGATGACAAAAGGTATCTCAATAGGACCgtatagaatttatttttacattaaatgtagtttgtgaccttagatttgatctaaaaaacgtagggaatgggactttaTAATGTAATTGACTATTGTAGGACTTGCTGTAACtgcagttttttttttgtatataagaTGAGTCTTAGTAATTTGTGTTTTAGTGGCTATGGCTAGTTTTAGTGGCTATGGCTAGTTTTAGTGGCGTACATGGTAAACCCACTGTGTATTGATTAGCAAAAACATTAACATTcagaattaaatttaaatgtttcattGGTATAgctttattcaatattttttattattgaccTGACTAAACTTTTAAACTTATCTTgtaaagataaattaaaatgttggtGTTCTATGTATTAATCACTGCCGATGATTTAGAAAGGTTTAATAAGCTCTCTAAACAAACTTGCTAACAGTACATTTACTAAAGCCAAATTAGTAGAGTTAGAGTTACTGCaaatacatatttcatattctattttaataaatgatatacaatcttttttgtattgtatttttgttgtctTTTAAATCTCAACGTGAGTCACAAGTAAACTCATTATATAATGTTAAGGTAAATTGGTTGGTTTCAACATAGGCAATTGACTATGGtaccaaaataataaatgatgtttgttattattatggtATCTCTGAATTTAGTAAATGACTTGGCTATTGACTTGCCTAATGCAAATGAGATCATTTGTAGAAATTAGACTTACAGAATTTGATTAATGGCCAATATCACCTTTTTATGATTGACAGACTTACTAAACAGGACGAAAGGTATGGAGATGGGATCATTCACTGTATAACAGCAATTATATAAATCTCTACCATATTTTCGACCCCTGGTGTGTAATTTTTCAATATCAAATTGACTAATGGTTGCCAAGGTATCAAATTGACTAATGGTTGCCAAGGTACGGGACATATTTTTAGTATAGTATCATTAtgtctataattatattttgtattagaaAACTTTtgtctaatttttattttgtttacttgcATGTTTgtggaaatacaattttttttaaagaataaaaaaccTGACATAGTTCATATTTTGACACACCACctgattatgcaaattatgtatTACATTCTCTTTTGGTTGGCATAGCTTAAtagtgtttatccttaaaattcaggaaagtggCATAGCCTATCATGTGCGGCCCATCAATAAACACCAGTGTGACAAATGTTTTGGAGGAGATATGTAAAATACGCGAAtaatttagtagcattaatatatagattgcTTTATACATTGATACCAAAAATTATGAGCATGGAAAACTGCACTTACAGATATTTGTGTCCCTACCCCAAAATTGTCCAAAACTGTGGAGATGATTGGAATAATTAGAAATGCGTTAAAATCCCACCTTTCATATTCCGTTATGGTAATTACTTTATTCCTATATaccatttactattatttactaatttgattttagttactttttgtttttgttcaggcactttcaacacaagcttttgctttttagaaatGGTGCCTCCTTCAtgatattgttttattcattttaaagatgagaaaaaaaattgtattgttttaactatctttcttcatgaattttgtattatattatttattttgtatattatgaaggAATTAATTGTtactatgaaaaaaaatatgtaatgttAACATTGATTTTTGTGTTCACTGGATATAGATGACAAAATATGTACATAGTGTAGACCTCTCATATcccatgtactgtattttgttgCTTGTAACCCGTTTTTCCCTTCACTTCATCAATGCTCAAACTTGTGGCCATGTCAAGAACTTATAATCACAAGATGATTCCTGATTCCTGATTCTTGTTAATCTTCCTCTGGCCAACAGAATAGACCACTTTCATTAGACTAGTGTGCAAGGCTATCAAACAACTTGATAGCATTGGTCTGTGTCCCTTCTTTAAAGTTGtcttttctataaatatattgggTTGGATGGAACAACTCAGTCACAATGTACTTCATCGAAGTGAAAATCTAAATTTGTGAACTATGATCTAATCGGATGCTATAAAGGatattacttttataatttacagtCCCTTtcttttttatacaaaaaaaatagaataaaagaatactaaaatcaaacattgaaaagtcattttgtagttttaatcaggttatttaaaaaataatgaattagcttataaaaatgttattaggTTAAATAATTTTTCGTTTCcatcaatttttttgtcaaactagtgtaacattataaaataaaaaaaaatatgtggtGATCATTTAAGCATTTGACCTTTAACATTGTATCTACAGAAGAAAGCAcagataaaatgttattttaaagctTTAAGgccacatttatatttgtacctaatacattcttattcaaaatactCAAGTTtaagatataaaataattgtatatagtGTAttaattgacctttgacctagaCTCCAAAGGCAAAATTAAATTAGTTATTCTGAATTTTAAGAATAATGTTTGTATGTGTTTAAAACATTCTTTACAAAAACTTAGTGGTTAAAGAGATAATTAGAGAAAACTTAGTGGTTAAAGAGATAATTAGAGAAAAAGTTttcaaaaataagtagttaacagtagaaattttaatttttgttagaTGGACATACACAGTGGTTCGTACActccatgattcaatcacttttatgtcggttcggtggggttttctatgtttttttggaggtttccaggggtttgcgggggtttagcaataccctgtttttcccgccaaattggacgccatattggattctggcatgattAGGGAAAAGTTTtcaaatggcagccattttgaatttatggaaaacaagtaattactaatacacaacccagggtatagatactaatatctatatatgCCTATATTAACagcaacaaaaaacattttggACTGAAAAAGCTATACAACCTATTTCTATATTACAAATAACATGAGAAGATGCaaatttcaactattattttgAAACACTACACAGAAATGACATGATGCCCCACGATAATTTAAATGGAAACAGCAAGAGCAACCTTTCAACCAACCATGCCTGCACCATGGTTGCCTTTAAAGCGTTACCATCAGAGTTACAGCTCTTTGAAAAACATACACAAATTCCCATGTATGAAATTCCTGAAGAAAAACACCCATAAGAAAAATAATGGTATTTTCTAAATTCAATAATTGATTTAcgtaaatttttgttttacattagAGCAAGATTGGTACAAAAAGATTTCACAAAAACAATTCACATATTCTGTGCCATATCTAAATAAGGACAAAATTCACAtgccaaaatcacaccttttaCCATGGCaaccattaattttttttcaaaaatatttcagttttgttatatttacctAAAGTGTGAATAATTACCAAAGTATGACGAAAATTCATTTTTTGGCATTTGGCCACATTATGTTGATATTTGTAGTCAACCGCTCTTAAGACTTAGAAGATGTGCTTACATCCTCAAAAATGCACTCTCGTAGACGTCATTTTAGATTTGACCAACAAttctccaatcaaatgacaagaattcgAGTAACTGACCGGCAcacaaaaaatttctattgtttCGGGACTGAAAGAAACCGAATGCAACTTTAAATCATGTCACACGTCATGACACCATTCCAATGGAATGGTGTCGGGAACACACACACAAAGTTTGAATCCCAAATGATCCTAAATGCATGGGACATAAAAATCACAAACTTAAATCATATTTCtgagaattatttttatttactgaaaTTATGTTGTTAGTTTTACatgatttgtttataataaaatttaaaatttggatttcatattcatttacatGAAACTTACTCATGCGTGAAAACCAAATCAAAGCTGAAAGAGCTCCACAAACACTCTGAATTCTTACAGTGTAATGGATGTtaagttttgtaattttacaacaattgtattattgtttgtattgtgaATACAAACTTGTACGACAGCACACGCATGTAAAAATTGAATTGTGTCAATATTCAATTTTCTTTCAACATATACAGTAGACAATTTGCGGCATTTGACACAACCTTGATACTGGTGGTAGTTATTAACATACTTAATCCTGACATGAACTGTATTATAACCTAACTGGACCATGATACAGCAAACCAAGTAACACAATACCAAAAGCTATATCAATGGCAGGAGTTGTTGTAACTTGCACAAACTTGTTATTGATGGTAGTAGTTCCTTGATTTACAGGCTCCTCTTCAACACGTCTACCATTCTGGTGCTCACTAACTATTGGTTTATGTGTAGCACATTGTTCATCTGAGCTCTTCTTTTGAGATATTTCATCCCCATCTTTCTTTTGTTCAATGTATACTATGCCTATTGTATTTTCCTCACTTCTACCACTATTACAGTTCAGGTTACCATTTTCATGAAATTGTATTCTAGaattgttatttacattttctggTTCTTCAATTTCATTGATGCTTTTATCGGTAAACTTATCTCTCTTGTCTTGATCTTCAACTTCTTTACTGGTAAACTTATCTCTCTTGTCTTGATCTTCAACTTCTTTACTGGTAAACTTATCTCTCTTGTCTTGATCTTCAACTTCTTTGGTGCCATTGCTTGAACTAATCACCAACAGGTTACGGTCATGAGGTTCATTATCCAATGATACTGCTGACAGTATACCTTCTGTTAATATGCTATTGTTTTGTTGCGATTGTTTATCATTGCATTCTTGCACATCAGAATCAGCaaactggtaaaaataaatattaaattgtatcaagaaaaatattagattaaaaatcataaactgaatgtttatgatGTGAATacggagaatatttcatgaaaaTTAACTGATTGACCATTTAATGAGGCGGAACCAAGCACAGGTAATCTCTCAGTAAATGAAATATACTCTATTCAACATTATTAGTTTCATAACACAGTACATATGATGATGTGTTAATTTAACATTAAAGTAAGTACATGTAAATGAGGATGTGTTAGTGATGAAGGAACATACTTCACATTGTAAAGTTTGTTGGTGCAGCGAAGATTGAAAATTGCGAGTTTTAAGTAAAAGCCTACCTCATctgaattcaattcatttaattGTTCATCTAACTTGCGTTGGTGTAAACGAATTGAATATCCAATCATAGCATACTGTATGACACGTGCTGCCTCATGTCGTCTCTTTACATCTTTTCTCACCTTCCAGCCTCTAAAACCTACAACATATCAATTCTAGTTAGTGACAATTAGTGGCTTGGTTTGGTAACAGCATGATGCCTGCAAGATATTTGTCAAAACACTATTACAATCAATACCTGCTTGAATGATGACCACAGCTGCCTCTTGTTTACTTTTGGTTGCCAGGATCTTTCTCCACCACATCTGTATTACACCAGCACTTAAATTGAATTCCTTCAATCTTGCAACTTCAAGTTTATCCAACTAAATGAAAAATAAcggaatataataaatatacaatgatGCAGATTCTTACTTACTTTTTTACAAGCTAAAAGTATTATAATTTGGTGCTACAACTTTTTCATAATGTTATAAGATAGCAATTTTACTGATTTTCAATGACTTACACACATTTAACTgggtaataatttttaataaaatggtattttttaaattgtgtcaaattaattgttcttttctttttatatttatatacttttttaaaaagaaaaatgcctcaattttacataattatttagttaattttgGTGAATTTCCTATCTTATTATTAAGTTATACGACAAAAATATTCCTGTAGcactacttttaaa
This is a stretch of genomic DNA from Antedon mediterranea chromosome 3, ecAntMedi1.1, whole genome shotgun sequence. It encodes these proteins:
- the LOC140045063 gene encoding uncharacterized protein isoform X1; translation: MVKALTQQGRVDIADSWQHAAAHQLSTMVKALTQQGCVDIADSWQYAAAHQLPTMVKALTQQGRVDIADSWQHAAEHQLHTMVKALTQQGRVDIADSWQDAAAHQLPTMVKALTQQGRVDIADSWQDAAAHQLPTMVKALTQQGCVEIADS